In Ferribacterium limneticum, a genomic segment contains:
- a CDS encoding nucleoside deaminase: MNLDDQFLARAIELARHGSESGEGGPFGAVIVRDGKIIAEGWNRVVASHDPTAHAEISAIRSACAGADHFHLPGCTLYASSEPCPMCLSAAYWARIDRIVFANSRAEAAAIGFCDDELYSELNRHFSSRSIVMEHHPIPGALEPLEHWAANPGRIPY; encoded by the coding sequence ATGAACCTCGACGACCAGTTTCTCGCCCGCGCCATCGAATTGGCCCGGCACGGCAGCGAAAGCGGCGAAGGCGGGCCGTTCGGCGCCGTCATCGTGCGCGATGGCAAGATCATCGCCGAAGGCTGGAACCGCGTCGTCGCCAGCCATGACCCAACGGCCCACGCCGAAATCAGCGCCATCCGCAGCGCCTGCGCCGGCGCCGATCACTTCCACCTGCCCGGCTGCACCCTCTACGCCTCGAGCGAACCCTGCCCGATGTGCCTGTCCGCCGCCTACTGGGCGCGCATCGACCGCATCGTCTTCGCCAACAGCCGGGCCGAAGCGGCCGCCATCGGCTTTTGCGACGACGAGCTGTACAGCGAGCTGAACCGCCATTTCTCGTCGCGCAGCATCGTCATGGAACACCATCCCATACCCGGCGCACTCGAACCGCTGGAACACTGGGCGGCCAATCCGGGTCGAATCCCCTATTGA